Proteins encoded by one window of Corythoichthys intestinalis isolate RoL2023-P3 chromosome 20, ASM3026506v1, whole genome shotgun sequence:
- the LOC130908678 gene encoding melanoma receptor tyrosine-protein kinase-like isoform X1 → MSTGRRRRMKHKAEPTAGTGRDKTATPTYARSSGALTTIRTQPPSPRSRAAASSRALQHPNESPKFRVRGDQDSVCQGMSNQLTQLGTRENHYDNMLRMYGNCSVVLDNLEVTYALEHQDLSFLQSIQEVGGYVLVAMNEARTVALPNLRLIRGQNLYEGKYALLVMSNYNRNHSVATLNLTGGLSQLQLSNLTEILRGGVKMSHNHFLCNVDSIQWGDIVDQSSNPSMLFKMEPFPHKCEPCHPTCFNNSCWAPGPEHCQKFTKSSCAEQCSRRCRGPKPSDCCNEHCAAGCVGPRATDCLACRLFNDDGTCKDACPPEKLYDLKTHQVVNNPNAKFTYGATCVKACPRNYVVTGGSCVRTCGAGMFEVDDDGVQRCRTCEGACPKSCDGIGVGALVNTIAVNASNIESFQNCTKINGDIFLIETSFTGDAHYKIPPMDLAKLEYFRTVKEITGFLLIQAWPENLTSLSVFENLEIIRGRTTRAQHSVAVVRAHNLRWLGLRSLKEVSAGRVTLKDNPKLCYTDTDQWTRLVRSKDQTVSLKNLSSPQICQEQNRTCDPQCSQKGCWGPGPSMCVSCRHFDRRGRCVASCNLLRGEPREVALNGSCVKCHPECLATDGTPTCHGEGPDRCSRCAHVKDGPHCVPRCPHGVMGDGDSTIWKYADGQGRCQSCHRNCTEGCTGPGLSGCAGAAGHSTLAAGVVSGLLLVVVLSLVVFVALRRRQIKRRRTMRRLLQERELVEPLTPSGEAPNQAMLRMLKETELKKIRVLGSGAFGTVFKGLWIPEGEDVKIPVAIKVLREATSPKANKEILDEAYVMASVEHPHVCRLLGICLTSSVQLVTQLMAYGCLLDYVRQHREHVGAQWLLNWCVQIAKGMSYLEERHLVHRDLAARNVLVKTPNHVKITDFGLAKLLTADEKEYHADGGKVPIKWMALESILQWTYTHKSDVWSYGVTVWELMTFGSKPYDGIPAGEVASVLERGERLPQPPVCTIDVYMLMVKCWMIDASSRPSFRELIVEFSKMARDPSRYLVLQCDPPSPSDGRFFSRLLSSDDPDDTVDAEEYLLPYKGADHPCGATAHPTRANSVAMRYISDPTGNAADKDHLDGHEYVNQAEGGAIRHRSDFHNPNYEDFHPFWGAASPAYPQNNGKVGHRFQEGPEYLNTAQNSLPRAATLDNPDYQADFQPQPAPAKTLLAAQNHEYLGLTADLQTTAC, encoded by the exons TGTGCCAGGGCATGAGCAACCAGCTGACGCAACTGGGAACGCGCGAGAATCACTACGACAACATGTTGCGCATGTACGGCAACTGCTCGGTGGTTCTGGACAACTTGGAGGTGACGTACGCTCTGGAGCACCAGGACCTTTCCTTCCTGCAG TCCATCCAGGAAGTGGGCGGCTACGTGCTGGTGGCCATGAACGAGGCTCGGACCGTGGCCCTGCCCAACCTGAGGCTGATCCGAGGTCAGAACCTCTACGAGGGCAAGTACGCGCTGCTGGTCATGTCCAACTACAACCGGAACCACTCTGTCGCCACGCTCAATTTGACAGGTGGACTGTCACAGCTGCAGCTAAGCAACTTGACCG AAATCCTTCGAGGAGGCGTGAAGATGAGCCACAATCATTTTCTGTGCAACGTGGACTCCATCCAATGGGGGGATATTGTGGACCAAAGCAGCAATCCCAGCATGCTTTTCAAAATGGAGCCATTCCCACACAAAT GTGAGCCTTGCCATCCGACGTGCTTCAACAACTCCTGCTGGGCGCCCGGACCCGAACATTGCCAGAAAT TCACCAAGTCGTCGTGCGCCGAACAGTGCAGCCGAAGGTGTCGCGGCCCCAAACCTAGCGACTGCTGCAATGAGCACTGCGCGGCGGGTTGCGTCGGCCCGCGGGCCACCGACTGCCTG GCGTGCAGGCTGTTTAACGACGACGGCACCTGCAAAGACGCGTGTCCTCCCGAGAAGCTCTACGACCTCAAGACGCATCAAGTGGTGAATAACCCCAACGCAAAGTTCACCTACGGCGCCACCTGTGTCAAGGCCTGCCCGC GCAACTACGTCGTGACGGGGGGCTCGTGCGTGCGCACGTGCGGCGCTGGCATGTTCGAGGTGGACGACGACGGCGTCCAGCGATGTCGAACCTGCGAGGGAGCCTGCCCCAAAT CGTGCGACGGCATCGGCGTGGGCGCTCTGGTCAACACCATCGCCGTCAACGCCTCCAACATCGAGTCGTTCCAGAACTGCACCAAGATCAACGGCGACATCTTCCTCATCGAGACTTCTTTCACCGG GGACGCCCACTATAAGATCCCGCCCATGGACCTGGCCAAGTTGGAATACTTCCGAACTGTCAAGGAAATTACAG GATTCTTACTGATCCAGGCGTGGCCCGAGAACCTGACGTCTCTCTCCGTCTTTGAGAACCTGGAGATCATCCGCGGCAGAACTACGCGAGC ACAACACAGCGTGGCCGTGGTAAGGGCGCACAACCTCCGCTGGCTGGGTCTCCGCTCCCTCAAGGAGGTCAGTGCGGGAAGAGTGACGCTGAAGGACAACCCCAAGCTCTGCTACACGGACACCGACCAGTGGACTCGCCTCGTCCGATCCAAGGACCAAACCGTCAGCCTGAAAAACCTATCGTCGCCCCAAATCTGCC AAGAACAAAACCGCACGTGCGACCCTCAGTGCTCCCAAAAAGGCTGCTGGGGGCCCGGACCCTCCATGTGCGTCTCCTGCCGACATTTTGACAGAAGGGGGCGCTGCGTGGCCTCGTGTAACCTGCTGCGAGG GGAACCCCGAGAGGTGGCGCTGAACGGCAGCTGCGTGAAATGTCATCCCGAGTGTCTGGCCACGGACGGGACGCCGACCTGCCACGGAGAG GGCCCCGACAGATGTTCCCGGTGCGCTCACGTGAAAGATGGCCCCCACTGCGTGCCGCGCTGCCCTCACGGCGTGATGGGCGACGGCGACAGCACCATCTGGAAATACGCCGACGGCCAAGGCCGCTGCCAATCTTGCCACCGGAACTGCACGGAGGG GTGCACGGGACCAGGACTGTCGGGATGCGCCGG AGCGGCGGGGCATTCCACCTTGGCGGCGGGCGTGGTCAGCGGGCTCCTGCTCGTCGTCGTCCTATCGTTAGTCGTCTTCGTCGCGCTGAGGCGACGACAAATCAAGAGGCGGAGGACCATGCGGCGTCTCCTGCAGGAGAGAGAG CTGGTGGAGCCGCTCACCCCCAGCGGCGAGGCGCCCAACCAGGCCATGCTGAGGATGCTGAAGGAGACGGAGCTGAAGAAGATTCGGGTCCTGGGCTCCGGAGCCTTCGGGACAGTCTTTAAA ggtttgtGGATCCCCGAAGGTGAGGACGTGAAGATCCCGGTGGCCATCAAAGTTCTCCGAGAAGCCACGTCGCCTAAAGCTAACAAGGAAATTCTGGAT GAGGCCTACGTGATGGCGAGCGTGGAGCACCCTCACGTGTGCCGCCTTCTGGGAATCTGCCTGACGTCGTCGGTGCAGCTGGTGACGCAGCTGATGGCGTACGGCTGCCTGCTGGACTACGTGCGCCAGCACCGGGAACACGTGGGCGCTCAGTGGCTGCTCAACTGGTGCGTCCAGATCGCCAAG GGGATGAGCTACCTGGAAGAGCGCCACCTGGTGCATCGAGATCTGGCGGCCAGGAACGTGCTGGTCAAAACGCCCAATCACGTCAAGATCACGGACTTCGGACTCGCCAAACTTCTGACGGCCGACGAGAAAGAATACCACGCGGATGGAGGGAAG GTTCCTATCAAATGGATGGCCTTGGAGTCCATCCTTCAGTGGACGTACACGCACAAGAGCGACGTTTGGAGTTACG GCGTGACCGTGTGGGAGCTGATGACGTTCGGATCCAAGCCGTACGATGGCATTCCGGCCGGCGAGGTGGCGTCTGTCCTAGAGCGTGGCGAGCGCCTGCCGCAGCCGCCTGTCTGCACCATCGACGTCTACATGCTCATGGTCAAGT GTTGGATGATCGACGCGTCGAGTCGTCCCAGCTTCCGGGAACTGATTGTAgagttttccaagatggcgaggGACCCCAGCAGGTACCTGGTCCTGCAG TGCGACCCGCCCAGCCCGTCAGACGGCAGGTTCTTCTCTCGCCTGCTCAGCTCGGACGATCCCGACGACACGGTGGACGCCGAGGAGTACCTGCTGCCCTACAAAGGCGCCGACCACCCCTGCGGCGCAACG GCTCATCCCACGCGAGCCAACAGTGTCGCCATGCGCTATATCAGCGACCCCACCGGAAACGCGGCGGACAAAGACCACCTGGACGGGCACG AGTACGTGAACCAGGCCGAGGGCGGCGCCATTAGACACCGATCGGACTTCCACAACCCTAACTATGAAGACTTCCATCCATTTTGGGGCGCGGCCTCGCCCGCCTACCCGCAGAACAACGGAAAGGTGGGGCACCGCTTCCAAGAGGGCCCCGAATACTTAAACACGGCGCAGAACTCGCTACCGCGCGCCGCCACCCTTGACAATCCTGACTACCAAGCCGACTTCCAGCCTCAGCCGGCGCCCGCAAAGACTCTGTTAGCTGCCCAGAACCACGAGTATTTGGGTCTGACCGCTGACTTGCAGACGACTGCCTGCTAG
- the LOC130908678 gene encoding melanoma receptor tyrosine-protein kinase-like isoform X2, producing MCCCAAAAATEAAAGHSCRLLMIFLALFSLLDAGSCTPTDRKVCQGMSNQLTQLGTRENHYDNMLRMYGNCSVVLDNLEVTYALEHQDLSFLQSIQEVGGYVLVAMNEARTVALPNLRLIRGQNLYEGKYALLVMSNYNRNHSVATLNLTGGLSQLQLSNLTEILRGGVKMSHNHFLCNVDSIQWGDIVDQSSNPSMLFKMEPFPHKCEPCHPTCFNNSCWAPGPEHCQKFTKSSCAEQCSRRCRGPKPSDCCNEHCAAGCVGPRATDCLACRLFNDDGTCKDACPPEKLYDLKTHQVVNNPNAKFTYGATCVKACPRNYVVTGGSCVRTCGAGMFEVDDDGVQRCRTCEGACPKSCDGIGVGALVNTIAVNASNIESFQNCTKINGDIFLIETSFTGDAHYKIPPMDLAKLEYFRTVKEITGFLLIQAWPENLTSLSVFENLEIIRGRTTRAQHSVAVVRAHNLRWLGLRSLKEVSAGRVTLKDNPKLCYTDTDQWTRLVRSKDQTVSLKNLSSPQICQEQNRTCDPQCSQKGCWGPGPSMCVSCRHFDRRGRCVASCNLLRGEPREVALNGSCVKCHPECLATDGTPTCHGEGPDRCSRCAHVKDGPHCVPRCPHGVMGDGDSTIWKYADGQGRCQSCHRNCTEGCTGPGLSGCAGAAGHSTLAAGVVSGLLLVVVLSLVVFVALRRRQIKRRRTMRRLLQERELVEPLTPSGEAPNQAMLRMLKETELKKIRVLGSGAFGTVFKGLWIPEGEDVKIPVAIKVLREATSPKANKEILDEAYVMASVEHPHVCRLLGICLTSSVQLVTQLMAYGCLLDYVRQHREHVGAQWLLNWCVQIAKGMSYLEERHLVHRDLAARNVLVKTPNHVKITDFGLAKLLTADEKEYHADGGKVPIKWMALESILQWTYTHKSDVWSYGVTVWELMTFGSKPYDGIPAGEVASVLERGERLPQPPVCTIDVYMLMVKCWMIDASSRPSFRELIVEFSKMARDPSRYLVLQCDPPSPSDGRFFSRLLSSDDPDDTVDAEEYLLPYKGADHPCGATAHPTRANSVAMRYISDPTGNAADKDHLDGHEYVNQAEGGAIRHRSDFHNPNYEDFHPFWGAASPAYPQNNGKVGHRFQEGPEYLNTAQNSLPRAATLDNPDYQADFQPQPAPAKTLLAAQNHEYLGLTADLQTTAC from the exons TGTGCCAGGGCATGAGCAACCAGCTGACGCAACTGGGAACGCGCGAGAATCACTACGACAACATGTTGCGCATGTACGGCAACTGCTCGGTGGTTCTGGACAACTTGGAGGTGACGTACGCTCTGGAGCACCAGGACCTTTCCTTCCTGCAG TCCATCCAGGAAGTGGGCGGCTACGTGCTGGTGGCCATGAACGAGGCTCGGACCGTGGCCCTGCCCAACCTGAGGCTGATCCGAGGTCAGAACCTCTACGAGGGCAAGTACGCGCTGCTGGTCATGTCCAACTACAACCGGAACCACTCTGTCGCCACGCTCAATTTGACAGGTGGACTGTCACAGCTGCAGCTAAGCAACTTGACCG AAATCCTTCGAGGAGGCGTGAAGATGAGCCACAATCATTTTCTGTGCAACGTGGACTCCATCCAATGGGGGGATATTGTGGACCAAAGCAGCAATCCCAGCATGCTTTTCAAAATGGAGCCATTCCCACACAAAT GTGAGCCTTGCCATCCGACGTGCTTCAACAACTCCTGCTGGGCGCCCGGACCCGAACATTGCCAGAAAT TCACCAAGTCGTCGTGCGCCGAACAGTGCAGCCGAAGGTGTCGCGGCCCCAAACCTAGCGACTGCTGCAATGAGCACTGCGCGGCGGGTTGCGTCGGCCCGCGGGCCACCGACTGCCTG GCGTGCAGGCTGTTTAACGACGACGGCACCTGCAAAGACGCGTGTCCTCCCGAGAAGCTCTACGACCTCAAGACGCATCAAGTGGTGAATAACCCCAACGCAAAGTTCACCTACGGCGCCACCTGTGTCAAGGCCTGCCCGC GCAACTACGTCGTGACGGGGGGCTCGTGCGTGCGCACGTGCGGCGCTGGCATGTTCGAGGTGGACGACGACGGCGTCCAGCGATGTCGAACCTGCGAGGGAGCCTGCCCCAAAT CGTGCGACGGCATCGGCGTGGGCGCTCTGGTCAACACCATCGCCGTCAACGCCTCCAACATCGAGTCGTTCCAGAACTGCACCAAGATCAACGGCGACATCTTCCTCATCGAGACTTCTTTCACCGG GGACGCCCACTATAAGATCCCGCCCATGGACCTGGCCAAGTTGGAATACTTCCGAACTGTCAAGGAAATTACAG GATTCTTACTGATCCAGGCGTGGCCCGAGAACCTGACGTCTCTCTCCGTCTTTGAGAACCTGGAGATCATCCGCGGCAGAACTACGCGAGC ACAACACAGCGTGGCCGTGGTAAGGGCGCACAACCTCCGCTGGCTGGGTCTCCGCTCCCTCAAGGAGGTCAGTGCGGGAAGAGTGACGCTGAAGGACAACCCCAAGCTCTGCTACACGGACACCGACCAGTGGACTCGCCTCGTCCGATCCAAGGACCAAACCGTCAGCCTGAAAAACCTATCGTCGCCCCAAATCTGCC AAGAACAAAACCGCACGTGCGACCCTCAGTGCTCCCAAAAAGGCTGCTGGGGGCCCGGACCCTCCATGTGCGTCTCCTGCCGACATTTTGACAGAAGGGGGCGCTGCGTGGCCTCGTGTAACCTGCTGCGAGG GGAACCCCGAGAGGTGGCGCTGAACGGCAGCTGCGTGAAATGTCATCCCGAGTGTCTGGCCACGGACGGGACGCCGACCTGCCACGGAGAG GGCCCCGACAGATGTTCCCGGTGCGCTCACGTGAAAGATGGCCCCCACTGCGTGCCGCGCTGCCCTCACGGCGTGATGGGCGACGGCGACAGCACCATCTGGAAATACGCCGACGGCCAAGGCCGCTGCCAATCTTGCCACCGGAACTGCACGGAGGG GTGCACGGGACCAGGACTGTCGGGATGCGCCGG AGCGGCGGGGCATTCCACCTTGGCGGCGGGCGTGGTCAGCGGGCTCCTGCTCGTCGTCGTCCTATCGTTAGTCGTCTTCGTCGCGCTGAGGCGACGACAAATCAAGAGGCGGAGGACCATGCGGCGTCTCCTGCAGGAGAGAGAG CTGGTGGAGCCGCTCACCCCCAGCGGCGAGGCGCCCAACCAGGCCATGCTGAGGATGCTGAAGGAGACGGAGCTGAAGAAGATTCGGGTCCTGGGCTCCGGAGCCTTCGGGACAGTCTTTAAA ggtttgtGGATCCCCGAAGGTGAGGACGTGAAGATCCCGGTGGCCATCAAAGTTCTCCGAGAAGCCACGTCGCCTAAAGCTAACAAGGAAATTCTGGAT GAGGCCTACGTGATGGCGAGCGTGGAGCACCCTCACGTGTGCCGCCTTCTGGGAATCTGCCTGACGTCGTCGGTGCAGCTGGTGACGCAGCTGATGGCGTACGGCTGCCTGCTGGACTACGTGCGCCAGCACCGGGAACACGTGGGCGCTCAGTGGCTGCTCAACTGGTGCGTCCAGATCGCCAAG GGGATGAGCTACCTGGAAGAGCGCCACCTGGTGCATCGAGATCTGGCGGCCAGGAACGTGCTGGTCAAAACGCCCAATCACGTCAAGATCACGGACTTCGGACTCGCCAAACTTCTGACGGCCGACGAGAAAGAATACCACGCGGATGGAGGGAAG GTTCCTATCAAATGGATGGCCTTGGAGTCCATCCTTCAGTGGACGTACACGCACAAGAGCGACGTTTGGAGTTACG GCGTGACCGTGTGGGAGCTGATGACGTTCGGATCCAAGCCGTACGATGGCATTCCGGCCGGCGAGGTGGCGTCTGTCCTAGAGCGTGGCGAGCGCCTGCCGCAGCCGCCTGTCTGCACCATCGACGTCTACATGCTCATGGTCAAGT GTTGGATGATCGACGCGTCGAGTCGTCCCAGCTTCCGGGAACTGATTGTAgagttttccaagatggcgaggGACCCCAGCAGGTACCTGGTCCTGCAG TGCGACCCGCCCAGCCCGTCAGACGGCAGGTTCTTCTCTCGCCTGCTCAGCTCGGACGATCCCGACGACACGGTGGACGCCGAGGAGTACCTGCTGCCCTACAAAGGCGCCGACCACCCCTGCGGCGCAACG GCTCATCCCACGCGAGCCAACAGTGTCGCCATGCGCTATATCAGCGACCCCACCGGAAACGCGGCGGACAAAGACCACCTGGACGGGCACG AGTACGTGAACCAGGCCGAGGGCGGCGCCATTAGACACCGATCGGACTTCCACAACCCTAACTATGAAGACTTCCATCCATTTTGGGGCGCGGCCTCGCCCGCCTACCCGCAGAACAACGGAAAGGTGGGGCACCGCTTCCAAGAGGGCCCCGAATACTTAAACACGGCGCAGAACTCGCTACCGCGCGCCGCCACCCTTGACAATCCTGACTACCAAGCCGACTTCCAGCCTCAGCCGGCGCCCGCAAAGACTCTGTTAGCTGCCCAGAACCACGAGTATTTGGGTCTGACCGCTGACTTGCAGACGACTGCCTGCTAG
- the LOC130908678 gene encoding melanoma receptor tyrosine-protein kinase-like isoform X3, protein MSNQLTQLGTRENHYDNMLRMYGNCSVVLDNLEVTYALEHQDLSFLQSIQEVGGYVLVAMNEARTVALPNLRLIRGQNLYEGKYALLVMSNYNRNHSVATLNLTGGLSQLQLSNLTEILRGGVKMSHNHFLCNVDSIQWGDIVDQSSNPSMLFKMEPFPHKCEPCHPTCFNNSCWAPGPEHCQKFTKSSCAEQCSRRCRGPKPSDCCNEHCAAGCVGPRATDCLACRLFNDDGTCKDACPPEKLYDLKTHQVVNNPNAKFTYGATCVKACPRNYVVTGGSCVRTCGAGMFEVDDDGVQRCRTCEGACPKSCDGIGVGALVNTIAVNASNIESFQNCTKINGDIFLIETSFTGDAHYKIPPMDLAKLEYFRTVKEITGFLLIQAWPENLTSLSVFENLEIIRGRTTRAQHSVAVVRAHNLRWLGLRSLKEVSAGRVTLKDNPKLCYTDTDQWTRLVRSKDQTVSLKNLSSPQICQEQNRTCDPQCSQKGCWGPGPSMCVSCRHFDRRGRCVASCNLLRGEPREVALNGSCVKCHPECLATDGTPTCHGEGPDRCSRCAHVKDGPHCVPRCPHGVMGDGDSTIWKYADGQGRCQSCHRNCTEGCTGPGLSGCAGAAGHSTLAAGVVSGLLLVVVLSLVVFVALRRRQIKRRRTMRRLLQERELVEPLTPSGEAPNQAMLRMLKETELKKIRVLGSGAFGTVFKGLWIPEGEDVKIPVAIKVLREATSPKANKEILDEAYVMASVEHPHVCRLLGICLTSSVQLVTQLMAYGCLLDYVRQHREHVGAQWLLNWCVQIAKGMSYLEERHLVHRDLAARNVLVKTPNHVKITDFGLAKLLTADEKEYHADGGKVPIKWMALESILQWTYTHKSDVWSYGVTVWELMTFGSKPYDGIPAGEVASVLERGERLPQPPVCTIDVYMLMVKCWMIDASSRPSFRELIVEFSKMARDPSRYLVLQCDPPSPSDGRFFSRLLSSDDPDDTVDAEEYLLPYKGADHPCGATAHPTRANSVAMRYISDPTGNAADKDHLDGHEYVNQAEGGAIRHRSDFHNPNYEDFHPFWGAASPAYPQNNGKVGHRFQEGPEYLNTAQNSLPRAATLDNPDYQADFQPQPAPAKTLLAAQNHEYLGLTADLQTTAC, encoded by the exons ATGAGCAACCAGCTGACGCAACTGGGAACGCGCGAGAATCACTACGACAACATGTTGCGCATGTACGGCAACTGCTCGGTGGTTCTGGACAACTTGGAGGTGACGTACGCTCTGGAGCACCAGGACCTTTCCTTCCTGCAG TCCATCCAGGAAGTGGGCGGCTACGTGCTGGTGGCCATGAACGAGGCTCGGACCGTGGCCCTGCCCAACCTGAGGCTGATCCGAGGTCAGAACCTCTACGAGGGCAAGTACGCGCTGCTGGTCATGTCCAACTACAACCGGAACCACTCTGTCGCCACGCTCAATTTGACAGGTGGACTGTCACAGCTGCAGCTAAGCAACTTGACCG AAATCCTTCGAGGAGGCGTGAAGATGAGCCACAATCATTTTCTGTGCAACGTGGACTCCATCCAATGGGGGGATATTGTGGACCAAAGCAGCAATCCCAGCATGCTTTTCAAAATGGAGCCATTCCCACACAAAT GTGAGCCTTGCCATCCGACGTGCTTCAACAACTCCTGCTGGGCGCCCGGACCCGAACATTGCCAGAAAT TCACCAAGTCGTCGTGCGCCGAACAGTGCAGCCGAAGGTGTCGCGGCCCCAAACCTAGCGACTGCTGCAATGAGCACTGCGCGGCGGGTTGCGTCGGCCCGCGGGCCACCGACTGCCTG GCGTGCAGGCTGTTTAACGACGACGGCACCTGCAAAGACGCGTGTCCTCCCGAGAAGCTCTACGACCTCAAGACGCATCAAGTGGTGAATAACCCCAACGCAAAGTTCACCTACGGCGCCACCTGTGTCAAGGCCTGCCCGC GCAACTACGTCGTGACGGGGGGCTCGTGCGTGCGCACGTGCGGCGCTGGCATGTTCGAGGTGGACGACGACGGCGTCCAGCGATGTCGAACCTGCGAGGGAGCCTGCCCCAAAT CGTGCGACGGCATCGGCGTGGGCGCTCTGGTCAACACCATCGCCGTCAACGCCTCCAACATCGAGTCGTTCCAGAACTGCACCAAGATCAACGGCGACATCTTCCTCATCGAGACTTCTTTCACCGG GGACGCCCACTATAAGATCCCGCCCATGGACCTGGCCAAGTTGGAATACTTCCGAACTGTCAAGGAAATTACAG GATTCTTACTGATCCAGGCGTGGCCCGAGAACCTGACGTCTCTCTCCGTCTTTGAGAACCTGGAGATCATCCGCGGCAGAACTACGCGAGC ACAACACAGCGTGGCCGTGGTAAGGGCGCACAACCTCCGCTGGCTGGGTCTCCGCTCCCTCAAGGAGGTCAGTGCGGGAAGAGTGACGCTGAAGGACAACCCCAAGCTCTGCTACACGGACACCGACCAGTGGACTCGCCTCGTCCGATCCAAGGACCAAACCGTCAGCCTGAAAAACCTATCGTCGCCCCAAATCTGCC AAGAACAAAACCGCACGTGCGACCCTCAGTGCTCCCAAAAAGGCTGCTGGGGGCCCGGACCCTCCATGTGCGTCTCCTGCCGACATTTTGACAGAAGGGGGCGCTGCGTGGCCTCGTGTAACCTGCTGCGAGG GGAACCCCGAGAGGTGGCGCTGAACGGCAGCTGCGTGAAATGTCATCCCGAGTGTCTGGCCACGGACGGGACGCCGACCTGCCACGGAGAG GGCCCCGACAGATGTTCCCGGTGCGCTCACGTGAAAGATGGCCCCCACTGCGTGCCGCGCTGCCCTCACGGCGTGATGGGCGACGGCGACAGCACCATCTGGAAATACGCCGACGGCCAAGGCCGCTGCCAATCTTGCCACCGGAACTGCACGGAGGG GTGCACGGGACCAGGACTGTCGGGATGCGCCGG AGCGGCGGGGCATTCCACCTTGGCGGCGGGCGTGGTCAGCGGGCTCCTGCTCGTCGTCGTCCTATCGTTAGTCGTCTTCGTCGCGCTGAGGCGACGACAAATCAAGAGGCGGAGGACCATGCGGCGTCTCCTGCAGGAGAGAGAG CTGGTGGAGCCGCTCACCCCCAGCGGCGAGGCGCCCAACCAGGCCATGCTGAGGATGCTGAAGGAGACGGAGCTGAAGAAGATTCGGGTCCTGGGCTCCGGAGCCTTCGGGACAGTCTTTAAA ggtttgtGGATCCCCGAAGGTGAGGACGTGAAGATCCCGGTGGCCATCAAAGTTCTCCGAGAAGCCACGTCGCCTAAAGCTAACAAGGAAATTCTGGAT GAGGCCTACGTGATGGCGAGCGTGGAGCACCCTCACGTGTGCCGCCTTCTGGGAATCTGCCTGACGTCGTCGGTGCAGCTGGTGACGCAGCTGATGGCGTACGGCTGCCTGCTGGACTACGTGCGCCAGCACCGGGAACACGTGGGCGCTCAGTGGCTGCTCAACTGGTGCGTCCAGATCGCCAAG GGGATGAGCTACCTGGAAGAGCGCCACCTGGTGCATCGAGATCTGGCGGCCAGGAACGTGCTGGTCAAAACGCCCAATCACGTCAAGATCACGGACTTCGGACTCGCCAAACTTCTGACGGCCGACGAGAAAGAATACCACGCGGATGGAGGGAAG GTTCCTATCAAATGGATGGCCTTGGAGTCCATCCTTCAGTGGACGTACACGCACAAGAGCGACGTTTGGAGTTACG GCGTGACCGTGTGGGAGCTGATGACGTTCGGATCCAAGCCGTACGATGGCATTCCGGCCGGCGAGGTGGCGTCTGTCCTAGAGCGTGGCGAGCGCCTGCCGCAGCCGCCTGTCTGCACCATCGACGTCTACATGCTCATGGTCAAGT GTTGGATGATCGACGCGTCGAGTCGTCCCAGCTTCCGGGAACTGATTGTAgagttttccaagatggcgaggGACCCCAGCAGGTACCTGGTCCTGCAG TGCGACCCGCCCAGCCCGTCAGACGGCAGGTTCTTCTCTCGCCTGCTCAGCTCGGACGATCCCGACGACACGGTGGACGCCGAGGAGTACCTGCTGCCCTACAAAGGCGCCGACCACCCCTGCGGCGCAACG GCTCATCCCACGCGAGCCAACAGTGTCGCCATGCGCTATATCAGCGACCCCACCGGAAACGCGGCGGACAAAGACCACCTGGACGGGCACG AGTACGTGAACCAGGCCGAGGGCGGCGCCATTAGACACCGATCGGACTTCCACAACCCTAACTATGAAGACTTCCATCCATTTTGGGGCGCGGCCTCGCCCGCCTACCCGCAGAACAACGGAAAGGTGGGGCACCGCTTCCAAGAGGGCCCCGAATACTTAAACACGGCGCAGAACTCGCTACCGCGCGCCGCCACCCTTGACAATCCTGACTACCAAGCCGACTTCCAGCCTCAGCCGGCGCCCGCAAAGACTCTGTTAGCTGCCCAGAACCACGAGTATTTGGGTCTGACCGCTGACTTGCAGACGACTGCCTGCTAG